TCGCCCTTGGAAGAGTTGATCACCAACAAGGTGTCGTTGCTTTTCTTCGCTTCGGCGATGGCTTGGGTCAATGCGGCTTCGCCCTCGGGCGTGGGGACGTATCCCACCACGATGGTCATGGCTTCTCCTTGTTGTGGTGGACGTTGTGGTGGCCGTTGTGCTGGAACTCGTCAGCTTGGCTGGCGGCATCCTCTGTCAGGGGCGTTTCACTGGGGTGCGCCGGTACGACGCTGGCTGGCACCGGACGGTTGCGGCGGACCAGCTTGAAGAGCAGCGGCCAGAGGATGACGATAGCCACGATGATGTAGACGACGACGGCGATTGGCTCGCTCCACAGCCCGGCGGGGTCACCGGCGAACAGCTGGAGAGTCCTGCGCAGCTGCCCTTCGATGCGCGGGCCGAGGATGACGCCCAGAATCAGGGGCAACACAGGTAGCCCGAAGCGCCGCATCATGAATCCCAGCGCTCCGAGCACCAGCAGGATCACCAGGTCGAAGGCTTGCAGGTTCACCGAGTAGGCGCCCAGCGTGGCGAAGAACAGAATGCCGGCATAGAGGTAGGGCCGTGGAAGCTGCAGCAGCTTGGCCCACAGGGGTGCCAGGGGCAGGTTGATGAGCAGGAGCAGCAGGTTACCGATGAAGAGGCTCGCGATGAGCGCCCACACCAGGGGACCTTGGCTGGAGAACAGCTGCGGGCCGGGCTGGATGCCGTACGAGGTGAACGCCGCGAGCATGACGGCGGCAGTGGCATTGGTGGGCAAGCCGAGGGCGAGCATTGGGGTCAGGGTTCCGGCTGCGGCAGCGTTGTTGGCCGCTTCGGGGCCTGCGACGCCTTCGATGGCTCCCTTGCCGAATTCCTCCGGATGTTTGGTCAGCCGTTTCTCGGTGACATAGGAGAGGAAGGTGGGGATCTCGGCACCGCCGGCGGGAAGTGCGCCAAACGGGAAGCCGAAGGCCGTGCCGCGCAACCAGGGTTTCCAGGAGCGGGCCCAGTCCTTCTTGCCCATCCAAGGCCGCCCGACGGGAATGATGTGAAGCGGTGAACGCCGCAAGTGCGCGGCAACCCACAGTGCTTCACCAACGGCGAAGATGGCCACTGCCACCACCACGATATCCAGGCCGTCGGCCAGCATCGGCTGGCCAAAGGTCAGGCGGCGCTGGCCGGTAACGGAGTCAATGCCCACCAAACCGATGGCCAGGCCCAGTCCCAGGGAGGCAAAGCCCCTGAGCCGGGATGAACCCAGGACCGCGGTGACGGCCAGCAAAGCGAGGATCATGATGGCGAAGTAACTCGGTGCGCCCAGGCTTACGGCGAACTGAACCACCAACGGTGCAAGTCCTGCCAGCAGGGCCGTACCGATCGTGCCGGCAATGAACGAACCAATCGCCGCCGTCGCTAGCGCTTGTGCTGCCCGCCCGGCTTTCGCCATCTTGTTGCCCTCGATGGCCGTCACAACAGACGACGATTCGCCGGGTGTGTTCAGCAGGATGGACGTCGTCGATCCGCCATACATGCCGCCGTAATAGATGCCCGCGAACATAATAAAGGCGCTGGTGGGCTCAAGGGCGGCCGTAACAGGAAGCAGCAGCGCCACAGTCATGGCCGGGCCGAGCCCTGGCAGAACACCAACGGCCGTTCCCAGGAGCACGCCGATCATGGCGTACAAGAGGTTCAGGGGGGTGAGGGCGGTGGCAAAACCGTCCATCAAAGAGGACCAGACGTCCATCAGAGGATTCCTTCCAGGAGTCCGGCCGGCAACGCAATGCCAAGGCCGAGGTAGAAGCCGTAGAAGGTGGCCAGGGATAGTGCAACGGAGATGATCCCGTCACGAACGTAGTGCCGGCTGCCAAGTGCCAGCACGCTGCCCCAGAACAGGACAGTGCCGGAGATGACCCAGCCGGCCCAGTCGATGAGCAGGATGTTGAGGATGAAGGCTCCTGCAAGGGGAAGCACGGTCTTCCAATCGGCGGGGTGCGCGAGGTCAATGTCCTCGCCGCCTTCCACTTCGCCTTTGCCACCGCGGAGAACGTTGATGGCCAGCAGAACTGCGCAGACCACCAGGAGCCCGGCAACAACGAAGGGAACCGCCTTGGGCCCTACCGGGTCCGACTTCGAATAGGGGGTGACCAGGCCGTTGGCGTCGAGGAAGACAAGGACGCCTACCGCGCCGAGCAGGAGGGCTACCCCCAGCTCGGCGCGGCCCTTGAGGCCTGTTGCCAGAGTGCTCACGCCAAGCCAAGCTTGGTGAGCACGTCCGCCACCCGCTTGTCCTGGTCCGTCAGGAACTTCTGGAACTCGTCACCGGTGATGAAGGCGTCGGTCCAGCTGTGGGTCTTGAGGGCTTCTTTCCAGCCAGCGGATTCGTGCATCTTCTCCAGTGCGGCAATCAGGGACTTCTTGTCGTCCTCGCTGATGCCTGGAGGCGCCACCATGCCACGCCAGTTGGTGAAGACCAGATCGATCTTGGACTCCTTCAGCGTGGGGGCGTCAACACCTTCAAGACGCTTCTCGCCACTGGTGGCCAGGACGCGTACTTCACCGGACTTGATCTGCTGAAGGTACTCGCCGGCACCCGAAGCAGCGAAGCCAAGCTTGTTGCCCAGGATGGCTGGAAGGAGATCTCCACCGCCGTCGTAAGCGACGTAGTTGACCTTCGTGGCGTCAATGCCAACTGCGCCTGCCAACTGCATGGGCAAGAGGTGGTCGGGACCACCAGGCGAGGAACCGCCACCCACGGAGATCGAACCGGGATCTGCCTTCCAGGCCTTCACGAGGTCATCGATGGTCTTGTATGGGGAGTCCTTGCTGACCATGATGGCGCCGGGCTCTTCAATGAGCCGTGCCAGCGGGGTGGTCTGGGTCAGCTTCGACTCGGACTTGTTGGTGTAACTGGCACCAACAACACCCAGACCCATGAGCATGGTGAGGTCCCCGTTGCCCTTTTCGTTGACGACGCGGGCCAGACCCACCGTGCCGCCTGCACCTGCAAGGTTGAAGACCTCCGTGTTGTTGGCGATCTTCTCGTCGTCGAGCACCTTGGCGGCCGCCCGTGCGGTGGTGTCGTAACCGCCGCCGGGAGTATTGGGAACCATGATCTGGAGTCCGGTGACGGGTCCGGCTGCAGCGCCGGAGCTGGCAGAACCGGTGGAGCTCTTACCTGTGGCGCCGCAGCCGGTGGCCATCAGGGCGATGCCGGCAGCGACGGCGGCGATTCGCAATGCGCGGATCTGGCGCATGGTGTTCCTCTTCTCATCATCGAAAAATTCAGTGCGGGGCGATCAGCGTTGTGCCCCCGTGAACTGATGCTAGGTGCCGGCGTGACGGTCATCACTCTTGTGTTCGCAGTGATCTTTAAGTTCATTGCGTTCACGCCTCTGCCGTGTCATACGGCGCAGCCCCGCTGGTGCTCAGCGTGCTTAGGGTATAGTTCCGATACGCCAAGGCGGACTACTTTGAAACTGTTAGCGGCCCTTGCATATTGGAATCACCAAAGGATCCAAACAGTGACTCGACGAAGAGGAATGTCCTTGGCAGGGCAGTACCTTGTGCTGCAGTTGTTGATCGTCCTGGCGGTCCTGGTCGCTGTTGTAGCCATCTCCCTGGCCCAATCTGCTGCTGCTTTTGAACGCACTGAAGGACGCCGGGCATTGTCCGCGGCAGAGGCCCTGGGCAACAACCCCACTGTGCGCGCCCTGTTGCCCACCGCCGAACCCCGCAACGGGTCATCCCTTCCCGCCGTGGCCGAGTCCATTCGCACTGTATCCGGATCTTCCCACGTGGCACTCGCAAAGCTGGACGGCACGGTAGTGACGTCCTCGGATCCCAGCCAGCTGGGCAAGCCGCTCCTGCTGGGCGACAGCAGGGTCAAGGAAGGCCGGGCCTGGACCGGAGTCCTTGCCGGCAACGAAGGGAAAGTTCTCTCAGCACACGTGCCGGTACTGGACGACTCCGGGGCCATGATCGGCATCGCCTCCATCAGCAGGAACTATCCGTCCGCCCTTGAACGGCTGGAAGACGTGGTCCCCAACCTCCTCACCTACCTTGGCGTCGCGAGTGTCCTGGGCGTCGCCGGTTCCCTTCTGCTGTCCCGTCGCGTCAAACGGCAAACCCTCGGAATGGAGCCCCGGGAGATCACGGGGCTCGTGGAAAACCGTGAAGCGATGCTGCAAGGCCTCAAGGAAGGGGTGGTGGCGCTGGACCCGCACGAGCGGATTACAGTGGCAAATGAGAGCGCCCGTCAACTCCTCGGATTGCCCGCAGACTGTGTGGGCCGAAAACTTGGGTCTCTCCATGTGGACCACGCGCTGAAGGTGGGACTAACCCGGGAACAGTCAGACCCCGACCAACTGGTGCTCGTGGGGGACCGGCTGGTAGTCATGAACAGGGTGGCCCTGAAGTCCCATGGGCGCGACATCGGCTCCGTGACAACCCTGAGGGACCGGACCGAGTTGTCGTCCTTGGAGAGTGAACTCGGAGCCACGCGAACCGTGACGGACACTTTGCGTGCCCAAGCCCACGAATTCGCAAACCAACTCCACGTCATTTCCGGCCTGATCCAGATTGGCGAATATGATTCCGTGGTGCAGTTCGTCAACGGCGCCACCGTGGACCGGACCCGGCTCAACGATGAAGTGACCAGCCGTATCGAGGACCCGGCGCTCGCCGCCCTCCTGATAGCCAAAGCCAGTTTGGCCACCGAGCGGGGCGTGGAACTGCAGATCGACCCGCAGTCCGGGCTCCCGCGCGTGAACGAGGAACTCTCCCGGGACCTCACCACCGTGGTGGGCAATTTGGTGGATAACGCGTTCGACGCCGTCGCCGGACGGGTTGGGGCATCCGTACGGGTGTTGGTGGTCAACTCTGCGGACGGTGTTTCGGTCACCGTCCGGGACAACGGACCAGGCGTGCCCTCCGGCTCCGCTGAGGACATTTTCCGGCAGGGTTTTTCCACGAAGGAACCCGGGCCTGGCGACGCCCGGGGCTTCGGCCTGGCGCTCTCACGGGTGATCTGCCGTCGGTCCGGGGGCGATCTAACGGTCGCCAACGACCATGGGGCAATTTTCACCGCACAATTCAATAAAGGGGCAGTGTAATCGTGATCAAAGTCTTGATTGTGGATGACGACTTCATGGTGGCCAAGGTCCACGCAGGTTTCATCCAGCGGACGCCCGGGTTCGGCGTCGTTGGTGTTGCGCACACAGGCGCGCAGGCCATCCTTGAAACGCAGCGGCTGCAGCCGGACCTTGTGCTGTTGGATATCCATCTCCCGGACATCAACGGGCTGGACCTGATGCATCAGCTCCGGGACGTTGCCCCGGACCTTGACGTGTTGGTGATCAGTGCGGCCCGTGAAACCGAGACGGTGCGCAAAGCACTGCGCGGGGGTATTGTGCACTACCTGATCAAGCCGTTTTCGCAGTCTGATCTTCAGGAACGTTTGCAGCACTATCTGAATGCCTACCAAGGGCTGGACGCCTCCAAGGACGTGGCCGAGCAATCGGATGTCAACCGGGTATTCGGGCTGGATTCCGCTCAACGTACGCTGCCCAAGGGCTGCAGCGTGGAGACACTGGAACTCGTGGAGGCCGCGCTGAAATCAGCCCCCGGCGACGTCTCCGCCGCCGAAGTTGCCGAGCAATTGGGGACCTCCCGGGTCAGCGCCCGCCGTTACCTTGAGTACCTCCATGACGAAGGCGCGTTGGAAGTGCGGCTGAAGTACGGCGTCGGGCGTCCTGAGAGAAGGTATGTGCTGAAGGGGCGGTGAGCCGCTTGTGACGGGGTGCCCGTCCGTCTTGCCCCAAGGGTCAATTGATAAACTGGGTGCACGTCCATGATCAGGCTTTCTGACAAAGGAGCGTGAGTACGATGCCCAAGACCGGCAAGAACGATCATGCCCGCAAAGACGAACTCCCCTCCACTCTGCAGCGCTCTGAGCAGAAGGCCCAGGATACCTTCGCCAAGACCTACGACTCCGCCATGGAGACGTACGACAACGATGAGAGCCGGGCGGCCCGCACCGCCTTTGCCGCGGTGAAGCACAGCTACGAGAAGGTTGGCGACCATTGGGAGGCGAAGGAGGAACGCGGTCCTTCTGACCCGCACGCGGAAGAGGGCATTGAGTCAACGCGACCAACCGCCGGGGGAGTGGACGCCAACGCATCCAAGGAACATCTCTATCAACGCGCCCAGGAGCTGGACATCAAAGGCCGCTCGAAAATGAGCAAGGATGAACTCGTCACGGCGCTGCAGAAAGCCAACGACGCCGCAACGCGGAAGGCGCGAGGGGGCTAGGTCGGGATTCCAGGTCCTCGGCCGACATAACTACGCCGCCACCGTCTTCAGATAATTCCGGATCCCATCGACCACTAGCTCATGGTCCTCATCAGAGCTCAATCCGGCCACGGTAACGGCACCAATAACACCGGCACCGCGCACACGGATCGGGAACGAGCCACCGGCGAGCGTGTAATCCTCATGGGCAAGCCAGCCGCCTCCCAGAGGGCTGTGCGTGCGGGCGGAGAACTGTTCAGTTAACAAGGCTGTGCTGTGTTCAAAACGCAGCACCGAGGCAGACTTGCGGCGGATCCACTCCTCTTGGTCGGCCGTGGCTCCGGGCAGGACGCAGCGGAAGAGCACAAGGTTGTGCCGCCGGATATCGATGGCAACGCCATAATCGGAAGCGATCGCGTGGTTGGCGATGAGCGAGCCGAGGCGCCAAGCGTCGTGGTGGTCAAAGCTTGCGAAGACGAGTTCTTCCTCTTGCTGGCGGAGCTCCACAAGGCGGGCAGATTCAGTCATTTCGTTGCACCTTCTTCTGAAACAACAGCATCCGCCGCGTACGACAGCCCGATCTGGCGGCGGATTTCATCCATGGCCGCCATGATGGCCACGCTTTCGCTCGGCGGCAGGATGGTGCCAGCGGTCTCACCGGCGCGGATCAGGCGTTCCAGCTCGGCCGCCTGGTACTGCATTCCCCGGCTCTTCACGGGCTGCTCGAAACGCTCCACCACCTCGCCATCAACGCGGAAAACGGTGAAGGGCACTTGGTTGTACCAGGTGTGTTCGATGTCGATATAGCCCTCTGTACCGATCACCATAGCGCGGTTGGCGCTGGCGGCGTCGAGTTCGCAGTCCACAATGGCCTGTTGCCCGTCGGCGTACTCGAAGATGGCCGCCGTTTGCCTGTCCACGCCGGTGGCCGACATGGAGGCGCTTGCCCGGATTATGGCAGGCGTACCCAGGATGTCGAAGGCAAAGGAGATCGGGTAGATGCCCAGGTCCAGCAAAGCTCCGCCGCCCAGGGCGGGATCGTTGAGCCGGTGGGCAGGGTCCTTGGGAAGGCTCTGGTTGTGGCTGGCAACCACCTTCCGGACCTCGCCGATGGTGCCTTCCTGGATGAGTTCGCGGATGCGCACCATGTGCGGGAGGAAACGCGTCCACATAGCTTCCAAAGCCACAAGGCCTTTGGACTCGGCCAGGTCCACGATCTCCTGGGCTTGGCGGGCGTTCATCGTGAAGGCCTTCTCCACCAGCACGTGCTTTCCGGCGTTGAGCGCCAAGAGTGCGTTGGCATGATGGAACGGGTGCGGCGTAGCGATGTAGACCACGTCAACCAGCGGGTCTGCCACCAAGTCCTCGTAACTGCCGTGTGCGGTCATCACGCCGTGCAGCTCAGCGAAGGCTTTGCTCGACTCCAATGAGCGTGAGCCCACAGCCTGCACGGTAAAGCCGTTCTCTTTCAGGTCCTGCGTCTGGAGTCCGGCAATAAATCCTGTGCCGAGGATGCCCCAGCGGATTGTTCCGTCGGAGGTGCCATTGCTGAGGGTCACGTGCTTAGTCCTTCGTCGAGTCAGAAAGCGGGTAGGCCACATACGCAAAACGCCGGGAGTCCGGCGACCAGCTGTTGACGTTGAGGCTACCTTGGCCACCGAAAAGTGGCCATGTATGCAGCGGCGTGGCCCAGTCGTGTGTAGAAACAAGTACGACGGCGACCGGCAGGTCAGCGGGGTGTCCTACCGTTCCGCTGGGGAACCGGATGTAACTGGCGTACCGGCCATCGGGGGAGAGATGCGGGAACCAGTCGACTGTTTCGGATTCGAGGAGCCGCTCGAAGCCAGTGCCGTCCACGCGAACCCGGGCGAGCTGGGCGTGACCCGGCGTGGACGAAAAGGATTCCGTGTTCAGGTAAAGCCATTTCCCATCGGGCGAGTATTCCGGCCCGTCGCAGTGGCCAGCGCCGACATCAAAGCGGCCGACATCCACGCTGGCGGTAGCGCCGCCGTCGGACGCTGTGGTCATCAGGCGACCTGGCTGCGTGAAGTCTCCCGCTTCGATCCCCACATACGCCAACTCCTTGCCGTCCGGGCTGACGCCGTGGAGGAAATGGAAGAAGCCGTCGTCCTCGGTGATGCGAGTGACCGGTCCGCCGCCCAGTAAAGCACGGTAGATGTGGCCGTCGTTCGCGGAGACGAAGATTCCCTGGCCGTCAGGTGTCAGGACGTGGTCGTTGTTCAGGTCCGGGACCCCCGTGAGGGAGATAGGTTCCAGAGAGCCTGCGTCGAGATCGAAACGCCATAGCTTGCCATCCCCGTTGAGGATGAGTGAGCTTCCGTCGAGGGTCCAGTTGGGCGCTTCGAGAAGGAGGTCGTCGGTGCTGTAAAGCAGCGCCGACTCCCCGGTGACCGACGCGATCCACACCTCACAGCGCTGGCCGGATTGAAGGGTGCGGATCACGTCGGTCCTTTCCTGGTCCTTGCTGCTGAACTAGTCCTTGCTGCTGAAGGCGGCGTCGAAGCTGGTTTGGGAGGCGGGGAAGTCGTATCTTTTGAGGGCGGCGAGGGCTTCGGGGGCGCCGTGGAGGCGGTCCATGCCGGCGTCTTCCCATTCGATGCTGATGGGGCCGGTGTAGCCGATGGCGGTAAGGGCCCGGAAGGAGGATTCCCAGGGCACGTCTCCGCGTCCGGCGGAAACGAAGTCCCAGCCACGGCGCGGATCTCCCCAGGGCAGGTGGGAGCCCATCACGGTGTTGCGGCCGGTGGGCCGGAGCTTGGTGTCCTTGCAGTCCACGTGGTAGATGCGGTCCTTGAAGTCCCAGATGAAGGAGACGGGGTCGATGCCTTGCCACATGAAGTGGGAGGGGTCCCAGTTCAGGCCGAACGTGGGCCGGTGGCCGATGGCTTCCAGGGTCCGGACGGTGGTCCAGTAGTCGTAGGCGATCTCGGAAGGGTGGACTTCGTGGGCGAAGCGGACCCCGCATTCATCGAACACGTCCAGGATGGGGTTCCACCGGTCCGCGAAGTCCTGGTAGCCGGCGTCGATGACTTTTTCGGGGACGGGCGGGAACATGGCGACGTACTGCCAGATGGAGGACCCGGTGAACCCGACCACGGTGTCGACCCCCAATGCGCGGGCGAGCCGGGCGGTGTGTTTCATTTCTTCGGCGGCGCGTTGACGGACGCCTTCGGGGTCCCCGTCACCCCACACGCGGGACCCGACGATTGCTTCGTGGCGGAAGTCGATGGGGTCATCGCACACGGCCTGGCCTTTGAGGTGGTTGGAGATGGCCCAGACCTTCAGGTTGTACTTTTCAAGGACGGCGAGTTTGGACTCGACGTAGCCGGGTTCGTCCCAGCGCCAGGCGTCCAGGTGGTCTCCGGAGACGGCGATTTCCAGGCCGTCGTAGCCCCAGCCCGAGGCAAGGCGGGCGACTTCCTCGAAGGGGAGGTCGGCCCACTGGCCGGTGAACAAGGTGTACGGGCGGGGCATGTCAGGCTCCTTCAGTGGTGGTGGTGGTGTTTAGGGAGGTGGTGTGAAGCTGGATCAGTGAGCTTTTGGCCGCCGCGGATTCTTCGATGGCAGCGAGCACATGCTGGACGTTCAGCCCTTCTTCGAACGACGGCGAGGGCTGGCTGCCGTCCCGAATGGCCAGCAGGAAGTCCCGGATCTGGTGCGTGAAGGTGTGTTCCCAGCCGATGATGTGACCCTGCGGCCACCACGCTTCGAGGTAGGGGTGCTCGGGTTCGTTGACGAGGATCCGGCGGAAGCCCTGCTCGCGGACTGGTGCGGTCGCGTCCAGGAAGCCGAGCTCGTTCAGCGCTTCGAGGTCGAACAGGATGGTGCCTTTGTCTCCGTAGATTTCGAGCTTGAGGGAGTTCTTCTGGCCGGTCGCTACCCGGCTGACTTCCAGCGAGGCGATTGCTCCGGAGGCGAGTGTCAACGTGGCCCAGGCGGCGTCGTCGACCGTTACGTCTTCGGGGCCATTCGGCCCCGGGCGGCGATTCACGAAGGTGTGCAGGCGGCCCGTGACCTCGGTGACGCCGTCACCCAGGAGGAACAGGACTTGGTCGATGGCGTGCGAGGCGATGTCGCCCAGCGCGCCGGATCCGGCGGTTTCCTTGCGGAGCCGCCAGGTCATGGGGGATTCGGCGTCGGAGAGCCAGTCCTGCAGGTAGGCGGCCCGGACGTGCCGGACGGTGCCGAGGCGGCCTTCGGCGATCAGTTCGCGTGCAAGCGCCAACGCGGGGACGCGGCGGTAGTTGAAACCGATCATCGACTGCACGCCCTTGGCGCGGCCTGAGGCGGCGGCTGCAGTCATGGCTTCGGCCTCGGCGATCGTATTCGCCAGCGGCTTTTCCACCAGGACGTGTTTGCCGGCCTCGAGGGCGGCGATGGCGATTTCGGCGTGCATCCAGCCCGGGGCGCAGATATCGACGATGTGGATGTCGTCACGTTCAATGACCGAGCGCCAGTCCGTGGCGGACTCGGCCCAGCCGTACTTGGCGGCGGCCTCGGCTACCAGGGAGGCGTCCCGGCCGACGAGCACTTTTTGCTCGAAGGCCGGGACGTCGAAGAAGCTGGCCACATTCCGCCACGCGTTCGAGTGGGCTTTACCCATGAACGCGTAGCCGATCGCGGCGACCCCCAATGGGCGGGTAGGTTGCTGGGTGCCCTGGCTCTGGTCAGTGTGGGCGGGGGTGCTCATGGTGGGGTTCCTCGTTACTTACGGAGTTGCGGTTGCCTGGAGTGTTGCGGTTTCCGGCGCCCAGTCCTCCGGGACTGCTTCAGAGGCGGGCGCGTTGCTGGTGACGTCTACGAACGAGCCCGATTCCACGGATTCGGAAATCGAGACCATCGTGTCCAGCACGTGGTAGGCCAGTTCGCCGGTGGCGCGGTGCGGGGCGCCTGAACGGAGGGCACGGGCCATGTCCAGCACGCCCAGGCCCCGCCCGTTGGCCGGTCCGGTGGCCGGGATGATCTCGGGTTCTTCCGCACCTGGACGCCAGAGCTTGAGGTCGCCGTCGAAATAGTTCGGGTCCGGCAGCGAGAGCGTGGCTTCGGAGCCGGTGATTTCCACGAACCCCATCCGCAGGCGCGGGGACTCGAACGAGAACACGCTGTGCGAGGACGCACCGCTTTCGAACTGCGCCATCGCGGAGACGTGGGTGGGGACCTCGACGGCGAATTCCTCCCCGGCCTTCGGACCGGAACCAATGATCCGGGTCGCTTTCGCGGAGGAGCCGACGGCGGCCACCTTACGGACCGAGCCGAACGTCTGGATGAGGGCCGTGAGGTAGTACGGGCCCATGTCGAACAACGGGCCGGCGCCGTCCTGAAACAAGAACGCCGGGTTCGGGTGCCAGGATTCCGGGCCCGGCGTCTGGAAGGTGGTCATTCCCGTCAACGGGGTGCCGATGTCCCCGCGCTCGATGATCCTGCGCGCGGTCTGCAAGCCGGCCCCCAGGAACGTATCAGGCGCTGTGCCAAGCCGCGTCCCCGCAGCGTCGGCTGCTTTCAGCAGGCCAAGGCCGGACTCGCGGTCCAGGGAGAATGGCTTCTCCGTCCAGACGTGCTTGCCGGCGTTGACTGCGGCCGTGGCAACCTCGACGTGCGCCGCCGGGATGGTCAGGTTCACGATGATCTCGACGTCGGGATGGTTCAGTGCCAGCTCGGGCGCACCGAATTCGGGGATCCCGTATTCCTTGGCCCGCGCCGCGGCGGCCTCGACGAAGAGGTCTGCGATCACCAGGACCTTCACGTCCGGAAAGACCGTAAGGTTATCCAGATACTGCTTGCTGATATTGCCCGCA
This genomic stretch from Micrococcaceae bacterium Sec5.1 harbors:
- a CDS encoding tripartite tricarboxylate transporter permease, whose protein sequence is MDVWSSLMDGFATALTPLNLLYAMIGVLLGTAVGVLPGLGPAMTVALLLPVTAALEPTSAFIMFAGIYYGGMYGGSTTSILLNTPGESSSVVTAIEGNKMAKAGRAAQALATAAIGSFIAGTIGTALLAGLAPLVVQFAVSLGAPSYFAIMILALLAVTAVLGSSRLRGFASLGLGLAIGLVGIDSVTGQRRLTFGQPMLADGLDIVVVAVAIFAVGEALWVAAHLRRSPLHIIPVGRPWMGKKDWARSWKPWLRGTAFGFPFGALPAGGAEIPTFLSYVTEKRLTKHPEEFGKGAIEGVAGPEAANNAAAAGTLTPMLALGLPTNATAAVMLAAFTSYGIQPGPQLFSSQGPLVWALIASLFIGNLLLLLINLPLAPLWAKLLQLPRPYLYAGILFFATLGAYSVNLQAFDLVILLVLGALGFMMRRFGLPVLPLILGVILGPRIEGQLRRTLQLFAGDPAGLWSEPIAVVVYIIVAIVILWPLLFKLVRRNRPVPASVVPAHPSETPLTEDAASQADEFQHNGHHNVHHNKEKP
- a CDS encoding tripartite tricarboxylate transporter TctB family protein — translated: MSTLATGLKGRAELGVALLLGAVGVLVFLDANGLVTPYSKSDPVGPKAVPFVVAGLLVVCAVLLAINVLRGGKGEVEGGEDIDLAHPADWKTVLPLAGAFILNILLIDWAGWVISGTVLFWGSVLALGSRHYVRDGIISVALSLATFYGFYLGLGIALPAGLLEGIL
- a CDS encoding tripartite tricarboxylate transporter substrate-binding protein, which gives rise to MRQIRALRIAAVAAGIALMATGCGATGKSSTGSASSGAAAGPVTGLQIMVPNTPGGGYDTTARAAAKVLDDEKIANNTEVFNLAGAGGTVGLARVVNEKGNGDLTMLMGLGVVGASYTNKSESKLTQTTPLARLIEEPGAIMVSKDSPYKTIDDLVKAWKADPGSISVGGGSSPGGPDHLLPMQLAGAVGIDATKVNYVAYDGGGDLLPAILGNKLGFAASGAGEYLQQIKSGEVRVLATSGEKRLEGVDAPTLKESKIDLVFTNWRGMVAPPGISEDDKKSLIAALEKMHESAGWKEALKTHSWTDAFITGDEFQKFLTDQDKRVADVLTKLGLA
- a CDS encoding sensor histidine kinase, whose product is MSLAGQYLVLQLLIVLAVLVAVVAISLAQSAAAFERTEGRRALSAAEALGNNPTVRALLPTAEPRNGSSLPAVAESIRTVSGSSHVALAKLDGTVVTSSDPSQLGKPLLLGDSRVKEGRAWTGVLAGNEGKVLSAHVPVLDDSGAMIGIASISRNYPSALERLEDVVPNLLTYLGVASVLGVAGSLLLSRRVKRQTLGMEPREITGLVENREAMLQGLKEGVVALDPHERITVANESARQLLGLPADCVGRKLGSLHVDHALKVGLTREQSDPDQLVLVGDRLVVMNRVALKSHGRDIGSVTTLRDRTELSSLESELGATRTVTDTLRAQAHEFANQLHVISGLIQIGEYDSVVQFVNGATVDRTRLNDEVTSRIEDPALAALLIAKASLATERGVELQIDPQSGLPRVNEELSRDLTTVVGNLVDNAFDAVAGRVGASVRVLVVNSADGVSVTVRDNGPGVPSGSAEDIFRQGFSTKEPGPGDARGFGLALSRVICRRSGGDLTVANDHGAIFTAQFNKGAV
- a CDS encoding response regulator; its protein translation is MIKVLIVDDDFMVAKVHAGFIQRTPGFGVVGVAHTGAQAILETQRLQPDLVLLDIHLPDINGLDLMHQLRDVAPDLDVLVISAARETETVRKALRGGIVHYLIKPFSQSDLQERLQHYLNAYQGLDASKDVAEQSDVNRVFGLDSAQRTLPKGCSVETLELVEAALKSAPGDVSAAEVAEQLGTSRVSARRYLEYLHDEGALEVRLKYGVGRPERRYVLKGR
- a CDS encoding ChaB family protein, which translates into the protein MPKTGKNDHARKDELPSTLQRSEQKAQDTFAKTYDSAMETYDNDESRAARTAFAAVKHSYEKVGDHWEAKEERGPSDPHAEEGIESTRPTAGGVDANASKEHLYQRAQELDIKGRSKMSKDELVTALQKANDAATRKARGG
- a CDS encoding heme-degrading domain-containing protein, giving the protein MTESARLVELRQQEEELVFASFDHHDAWRLGSLIANHAIASDYGVAIDIRRHNLVLFRCVLPGATADQEEWIRRKSASVLRFEHSTALLTEQFSARTHSPLGGGWLAHEDYTLAGGSFPIRVRGAGVIGAVTVAGLSSDEDHELVVDGIRNYLKTVAA
- a CDS encoding Gfo/Idh/MocA family oxidoreductase, coding for MTLSNGTSDGTIRWGILGTGFIAGLQTQDLKENGFTVQAVGSRSLESSKAFAELHGVMTAHGSYEDLVADPLVDVVYIATPHPFHHANALLALNAGKHVLVEKAFTMNARQAQEIVDLAESKGLVALEAMWTRFLPHMVRIRELIQEGTIGEVRKVVASHNQSLPKDPAHRLNDPALGGGALLDLGIYPISFAFDILGTPAIIRASASMSATGVDRQTAAIFEYADGQQAIVDCELDAASANRAMVIGTEGYIDIEHTWYNQVPFTVFRVDGEVVERFEQPVKSRGMQYQAAELERLIRAGETAGTILPPSESVAIMAAMDEIRRQIGLSYAADAVVSEEGATK
- a CDS encoding biopolymer transporter Tol; translated protein: MIRTLQSGQRCEVWIASVTGESALLYSTDDLLLEAPNWTLDGSSLILNGDGKLWRFDLDAGSLEPISLTGVPDLNNDHVLTPDGQGIFVSANDGHIYRALLGGGPVTRITEDDGFFHFLHGVSPDGKELAYVGIEAGDFTQPGRLMTTASDGGATASVDVGRFDVGAGHCDGPEYSPDGKWLYLNTESFSSTPGHAQLARVRVDGTGFERLLESETVDWFPHLSPDGRYASYIRFPSGTVGHPADLPVAVVLVSTHDWATPLHTWPLFGGQGSLNVNSWSPDSRRFAYVAYPLSDSTKD
- a CDS encoding sugar phosphate isomerase/epimerase family protein, coding for MPRPYTLFTGQWADLPFEEVARLASGWGYDGLEIAVSGDHLDAWRWDEPGYVESKLAVLEKYNLKVWAISNHLKGQAVCDDPIDFRHEAIVGSRVWGDGDPEGVRQRAAEEMKHTARLARALGVDTVVGFTGSSIWQYVAMFPPVPEKVIDAGYQDFADRWNPILDVFDECGVRFAHEVHPSEIAYDYWTTVRTLEAIGHRPTFGLNWDPSHFMWQGIDPVSFIWDFKDRIYHVDCKDTKLRPTGRNTVMGSHLPWGDPRRGWDFVSAGRGDVPWESSFRALTAIGYTGPISIEWEDAGMDRLHGAPEALAALKRYDFPASQTSFDAAFSSKD